CCACTGATGGATCCACAATTGATCTTGCCTTGCTGTATGCCAAGTTCTTGAACCAGCATCCTGTGGTGGAACCGGGCCTCGGCGTGACCGAATTGCCCGGTGGGATCGATGAGTCCTTCGACTCGAGTGGAAGGCAAAGTGACACAAATTTGAATCAGCAAACTCCTGCCCCATTACCTAATCAGTATAACCTTGTGGAATGCCAAAGAGTAAGTGAGCCAATTGCTGAAGCACTGCTGGGTGATGGAGACCAGCAATCCATTGGAAATCATGACCTGCCTGTCGATCCAAGTGCATACGAGTCGCCGGCATTCCCGACTGAAGGCATCAGTAGCTTCCTCTCATCCAATTGTCCGGGTGTTCCAAATTTAGCAAGCGAAGCCGCTAATTATCAAGGGTTTGGATCGTTGCAGCTGGAAGATAGCATGGCTCTTCATCAAAACCTTATCGTTAATGATTGGAGCACCATGGACTACTCAAGTTTGGAAGCTTTCTATTGGTCTTAAGGAAGTGATAtatcttcttcttaatttttctttcatttagTGTTACATATCTATGAATGAGAGagcgagaggaaggaggagaatgaACAAAAGAGTCGCGTAAGGTGAAGTATGGTGTGGGGAAATGTACATTGATGTCTTAAAACAATACAATAAAATGCCACATTTTCTTGGCAAGTTGCTGCCTTGGTGCAAGATCTTCTCCACTCTTCCAATAATTTGTCTTCTTTGTGGATGATGAATGAAACGTAACTGACTTGGTGACCAGCCATGGATAGCTTATGGTGAAGTGACATGGTGTGTGGACCCAAGGCCAAGTGGGTGGCGTTATCATTGGACTCACTATGGATTGCGACTTCTATAGCATCCtatattagagagagagagagagtagtttGTTATCTCCATGGTGCTGGTTTGTCTTTAAAGTTCTAACGCGATCATGGGCCTTACGATCTTTTGGAGTTTTGTGTGCCGTACGTAGCATGGGCAATCGTGGGGCTCACCAATTCCTGTGACGGGTGTACTTCGTTCCTACGCAATTGAATAGTTCTTTTCACGGGTAAGTCCTACTTTATCCAGCCAATATTGTTACATTTGTTTTCTTTATATTTTCCTCTAAACAAGCTTTGTAAGGAGATAGACGCCTCATCCCAGCTCATGAACATTGTTAACTCCTAAAGCAACAATAGTTCCACTTCATAAGCAGGTGAATACATAATTTGTACCATGATCGACTTAAACTTCAGTTCAGCCTACTCTATAGACGTTAGATCCAACATTCAGTTTCCATTTAGATGTAGTTCTAATCTATCCATTACAAGGACTCGCTCATGGGAGTAATCATTATATTGGGTTTGGACCCAATTCATTCCAAATCAAGGTCAGTTTTGCATACAAAGAGAATAAGAATTAATATTTGTGGATTAATTACACTTATTTGATAATTGATGCAAGCATGCTCCTGCaagttatatttaatattaatttagatAAGAAGTTGATATGCATGCATGGTCTTATGTCAAAAAAGGTAACCAACCAAAATATACTTTTGCAAAGATTAAAACAAAAACCAATTTTATATTTACCAAAAAAATTGACAGAAGTTATGAAGCACAATGAGTTCTAGTTGGATCAACTTCCAACATATGTGCAATCCAAAAAGCTGGGAATCTTAAGTCTGGGTTCCAGTATAGTATGGGTCTCCTTTCTTGTGCTTTGTATTCATTTCAACTGTTAAGTTGTTTTGACCCAACTTGTTCGTTCTAACCAATAGGCTTCAACAGTGCTGTTATATATCGTTATAACATACCTCTACTGAAACTATAGGTGACCAGCTATTTGCTATATGAGTGCCAATTAAGAGTTTTTATGCATTCAAAGTAGTAGGTGTACTAGAAAAAGCAGTAATAATGGGAAATTAACACTTATGTACCCAAATTATTATTGATTGAATAAAAACATATTCTAACTATTGATTAAATAAACTATATATTAGGACCACTatcacaaattttaaattttaacaatATTAGCTATTTTATCTAGTAAATAGTGCAAATGATAAATAGCAGACAT
Above is a genomic segment from Elaeis guineensis isolate ETL-2024a chromosome 1, EG11, whole genome shotgun sequence containing:
- the LOC105037989 gene encoding uncharacterized protein, producing the protein MLSSWDNILPCPTRPVMVDRRWKPNVEIAPNCPRCDSPNTKFCYYNNYSLSQPRYFCKGCRRYWTKGGSLRNVPVGGGCRKNRRGKSVRLSTVVPPDLSYGRRLSGQIRPDLALDGMVGNSTGSVQSMDASTTTDGSTIDLALLYAKFLNQHPVVEPGLGVTELPGGIDESFDSSGRQSDTNLNQQTPAPLPNQYNLVECQRVSEPIAEALLGDGDQQSIGNHDLPVDPSAYESPAFPTEGISSFLSSNCPGVPNLASEAANYQGFGSLQLEDSMALHQNLIVNDWSTMDYSSLEAFYWS